The window CAAGTATTGATGTTTTACACAACTCCCGATTTAACTACAGTAAAAAATATGTTTAAGAAAGTATATTTATTAGTATTACTGGCCGCTGCACTTGCATGTAAGGCATCGCCGTCAAAACCAATTAAGGTTGCAGCCTCAGATTTGCAGCCCGATGAGCAACAGGTTATCGTGTGCAAAAAAATTGCCGAACTGATTACCAACTACAACTATAAAAAGGTGGAGTTGAATGATTCTATATCAACAATTATATACAATCGCTACATCAAATCGTTAGACGAAAACCACAGTTATTTTTTAGCATCAGACATTAAAGATTTTGAAAAGTACAAAACGGTGCTGGATGATGATATTAAAGAAGGTAACCTTAATGATGCGTTTTATATTTTCAATGTGTTTCAAAAAAGGTACATCGAACATGTAAACTACTCGTTGGCGCGCCTAAACAAAAGCTTTGATTTTGATAAAAAAGAATCATTTGTTTATGACCGTGATAAACTGCCATGGCCTGCCAATCAAGCCGAAATGGATGATATGTGGGGACAGCGCGTTAAATACGACCTGCTGAACCTGAAAATAGCCAGCCCGGACATGGCTAAAAATAAAGAAACACTTAAAAAACGTTACGAAAACTTATTGTCGCAAGCCAATAAGCTATCCAACCAGGATGTTTTTCAATACTTTATGGATGCCTTTACTGAGGCTATTGATCCGCACACCAATTATTTTAACCCTTCAAATGCGGCTAATTTCAATATCGAAATGTCTCGTCAGTTAGAGGGTATAGGTGCTTCCCTTTTAGTTGAAAACGAATATGTTACTATCAAATCGATAGTGCCGGGTGGCCCTGCCGATAAAAGCAAGCAAATCTCTATTGACGATCGCATTGTTGGTGTTGCACAAGGCAAAGAAGGCGAGTTCCAGAACGTAGTTGGCTGGAGGGTTGAAAATGCTATCGCCCTTATTCGCGGTACAAAAGGCACTACAGTAAGGCTCGAGATTTTACCGGCAGGTGCTGGTGCGGGTAGCAAACCAAAAACGGTAGAAATGGTGCGCGAAAAAATTATTTTGAAAGATCAATCTGCCAAAAAAGAGATCCGCACCTATAACAGTAATGGCAAAGCAGTTAAAATAGGGGTAATATCTATCCCTGCATTTTATATAGATTATAATGATTACAAGGCGGGCAATCCCAACTATAAAAGTACCACCCATGATGTTAAGTTATTGCTGGATAGCCTAAAACAGGAAAATGTTGATGGCGTAGTAATTGACTTACGCGAAAATGGCGGGGGCTCATTAATGGAGGCTATCGAACTTACCGGCTTATTCATCAAATCGGGCCCGGTAGTGCAGGTTCGCGATACTAAAGACCAGGTAGATGTAGAAAAAGACGAAGACCCTTCGGTTACTTATTCAGGCCCGCTGGGCGTACTTGTTGATCGTTTTAGTGCTTCCGCATCCGAAATTTTCTCGGGTGCTATCCAGGATTATGGCCGCGGATTAATCCTGGGTACTCAAACGTATGGCAAAGGTTCGGTACAAAACGCTATCGACCTTGATAGGATACTGGGGTCGCCAATTCGAGATAAAATTAAAGATTTGGCTGGAAATGTTGCCGGGACAAAAAAGATGAAAGTATCAACCGGTAGCCAGAGTACTTACGGCCAGTTAAATTTAACTATAGCTAAGTTTTACCGTATCAGCGGCAATTCAACCCAGCATAAAGGTGTTATGCCCGATATCCAGTTCCCATCGTTAATTCCTTTGGATAAATATGGCGAGGATACAGAGCCATCGGCTATGCCTTTTGATGTGATTGAGAAAAGCGATTTTACCAAAGCCGGCGATTTTACCGCAGTATTGCCTCAGCTTAAAAAGATGCACGACCAACGCATGGCTACCAGCGATAGCTACAAATATATGCTGGAAGATATTGCCGATTTTAAAAAGCATGAAAATGAAGGCAGCGTAACCCTAAATGAAGCCGACCTGAAAAAACAGCGTGATGCCGATGAGCAAAAAGCAGTGGAGCGCAACAACCTGCGCCGCGTTGCCTTAGGCTTGCCCGCACTTAAAAAAGGTGATAAGAAACCTAAAAACGAGGACCTTGACTTTGTAAAACGCGAAGCCGGCCAGATCATGACTGATTACATCAGCTTAGGGTCGAAGTTTACGAGCGTAAAACCTTAAGCTATCTGTGCAGATGAATGAAAAGGAAAAAGGCCTTTCAGCAATGGAAGGCCTTTTTCTTTTATCTTTTTTGCAATTAAACTAAAAAGCCTGTCGGGATATTTGTTATCCGACAGGCTTTTTTACTCCCCCTTCAGGGGCTTGGGGGCTATTTCGGCCCGTATGTTACAATAGGGATAATCATTTCTTCTAACGAGATGCCCCCATGCTGGAAAGTTTCGTTATAAAAATTAACAAAATGATTATAGTTATTAGGGTATACAAAATAGCTGTCCTCCTTGGCAAACACAAAGCTTGAGCTTAAGTGCAACTTGGGCAGCATAGCATCGTGCGGGTTGCGGATATGGAATACTTCCTTAGCGTTATAGTTCAGGTTTTTACCTTGTTTGTAACGTAAGTTGGTATTGGTATTCCTATCGCCGACAATTTTGCTTGGGTTTTTTACCCGGATGGTGCCGTGGTCGGTTGTAATAATTACACGCACCTGTTTCTGGGCCAAAAACTTCAACAGATCAAACAGGGGCGAGTGTTCAAACCACGAGAGGGTTAATGAACGGTAAGCCGCATCGTCGCTCGCCAGCTCGCGAATCATCTGCATATCGGTACGGGCGTGCGATAGCATATCCACAAAGTTGTAAACAACCACATTCAGCTCGTTGTTCATCAGGTTGCTAACCGATTCATTCAGCGCACGGCCTTCGTCGATATTCAGGATTTTATGGTACGAGTATTTGCAGTCGCGGCGTAAAACACGCTTCAAATGATCGGCAACAAATTCCGATTCGTAAAGATTTTTGCCCCCTTCATCCTCGTCGTTTTGCCACATTTGCGGGTAGCGTTTTTCCATATCTAAAGGCATAAGGCCGCTAAAAATGGAGTTACGGGCGTATTGTGTTGCTGTAGGCAAAATACTATAGTAAGTATCTTCTTCCTCCAT is drawn from Mucilaginibacter ginsenosidivorax and contains these coding sequences:
- a CDS encoding carboxy terminal-processing peptidase produces the protein MFKKVYLLVLLAAALACKASPSKPIKVAASDLQPDEQQVIVCKKIAELITNYNYKKVELNDSISTIIYNRYIKSLDENHSYFLASDIKDFEKYKTVLDDDIKEGNLNDAFYIFNVFQKRYIEHVNYSLARLNKSFDFDKKESFVYDRDKLPWPANQAEMDDMWGQRVKYDLLNLKIASPDMAKNKETLKKRYENLLSQANKLSNQDVFQYFMDAFTEAIDPHTNYFNPSNAANFNIEMSRQLEGIGASLLVENEYVTIKSIVPGGPADKSKQISIDDRIVGVAQGKEGEFQNVVGWRVENAIALIRGTKGTTVRLEILPAGAGAGSKPKTVEMVREKIILKDQSAKKEIRTYNSNGKAVKIGVISIPAFYIDYNDYKAGNPNYKSTTHDVKLLLDSLKQENVDGVVIDLRENGGGSLMEAIELTGLFIKSGPVVQVRDTKDQVDVEKDEDPSVTYSGPLGVLVDRFSASASEIFSGAIQDYGRGLILGTQTYGKGSVQNAIDLDRILGSPIRDKIKDLAGNVAGTKKMKVSTGSQSTYGQLNLTIAKFYRISGNSTQHKGVMPDIQFPSLIPLDKYGEDTEPSAMPFDVIEKSDFTKAGDFTAVLPQLKKMHDQRMATSDSYKYMLEDIADFKKHENEGSVTLNEADLKKQRDADEQKAVERNNLRRVALGLPALKKGDKKPKNEDLDFVKREAGQIMTDYISLGSKFTSVKP
- the porX gene encoding T9SS response regulator signal transducer PorX, with protein sequence MQDTTILWADDEIDLLRPHILFLSEKGYKVTTVTNGNDAVDTFKSGYFDLVFLDENMPGLTGLETLQQIKNINNDVPIVLITKNEEEYLMEDAIGSKIDDYLIKPVHPKQILLTIKKLTENKRLVTEKTTMAYQMDFRTLGMTLNDNLSHQEWVDVYKKLIYWELELEKLEDAGMHEILTMQKAEANMQFCKFIERNYLNWIKNPDSAPTSSPQLFKKKVFPKMDGKGPLFFILIDNLRYDQFKIINPIISEYFRMEEEDTYYSILPTATQYARNSIFSGLMPLDMEKRYPQMWQNDEDEGGKNLYESEFVADHLKRVLRRDCKYSYHKILNIDEGRALNESVSNLMNNELNVVVYNFVDMLSHARTDMQMIRELASDDAAYRSLTLSWFEHSPLFDLLKFLAQKQVRVIITTDHGTIRVKNPSKIVGDRNTNTNLRYKQGKNLNYNAKEVFHIRNPHDAMLPKLHLSSSFVFAKEDSYFVYPNNYNHFVNFYNETFQHGGISLEEMIIPIVTYGPK